One Eubacteriales bacterium mix99 genomic window carries:
- the tuf gene encoding elongation factor Tu: MAKAKYERTKPHVNIGTIGHVDHGKTTLTAAITTILAKLGKAQATKYDEIDKAPEEKERGITINTAHVEYETDKRHYAHVDCPGHADYVKNMITGAAQMDGAILVVSAADGPMPQTREHILLARQVGVPNIVVYLNKIDQVDDEELLELVELEVRDLLTEYDFPGDDVPIIKGSALKALEAVNSGADVKTDPWCKSIFELMDAVDEYIPTPKRSNDKPFLMPVEDVFTITGRGTVATGRVERGTVKISDPVEIVGLEPKAKSTVVTGVEMFRKVLDQAEAGDNIGVLLRGIQREEVERGQVLAKPGTVHPHTEFSGQVYVLKKEEGGRHTPFFNGYRPQFFFRTTDVTGDIELPEGVEMVMPGDHITMDVKLITPIAMEEGLRFAIREGGKTVGAGVVSSIKE; the protein is encoded by the coding sequence ATGGCAAAGGCAAAATATGAGAGGACAAAACCCCATGTCAATATTGGGACAATCGGGCATGTAGACCACGGCAAAACCACTTTGACGGCAGCGATTACAACGATTCTGGCAAAGCTGGGAAAAGCACAGGCCACGAAATATGATGAGATTGACAAAGCCCCGGAGGAGAAGGAAAGAGGAATAACCATCAATACCGCCCATGTGGAGTATGAGACCGATAAACGGCATTATGCCCACGTGGACTGTCCCGGGCATGCGGACTACGTAAAGAACATGATCACAGGAGCTGCCCAGATGGACGGAGCGATTCTGGTGGTATCCGCAGCAGACGGCCCCATGCCGCAGACAAGGGAGCATATTTTGCTGGCACGGCAGGTGGGAGTGCCCAACATCGTTGTCTATCTGAACAAGATTGATCAGGTGGACGATGAGGAGCTTCTGGAGCTGGTGGAGCTGGAAGTGCGTGACTTGCTGACAGAGTATGACTTTCCGGGGGACGACGTACCGATTATCAAAGGATCTGCCCTGAAGGCACTGGAAGCAGTCAACAGCGGAGCGGATGTGAAGACGGATCCGTGGTGCAAGTCGATATTTGAGCTGATGGATGCAGTGGACGAATATATCCCCACACCAAAGCGCAGCAATGACAAGCCGTTTTTGATGCCGGTGGAGGATGTCTTCACCATTACTGGACGGGGAACGGTTGCGACCGGGAGAGTGGAGCGCGGTACGGTAAAGATCTCCGATCCGGTGGAGATTGTGGGACTGGAGCCCAAGGCCAAATCCACAGTGGTTACCGGGGTCGAGATGTTCCGGAAGGTGCTGGATCAGGCAGAGGCCGGAGACAATATCGGAGTGCTGCTGCGTGGCATTCAGAGGGAGGAAGTGGAGCGTGGGCAGGTATTGGCCAAGCCCGGGACGGTTCATCCACACACGGAGTTCAGCGGACAGGTTTACGTATTGAAGAAGGAGGAAGGCGGACGGCATACCCCGTTCTTCAACGGTTATCGCCCACAGTTCTTTTTCCGGACGACAGATGTGACCGGGGACATTGAGCTGCCGGAGGGCGTGGAAATGGTCATGCCCGGGGATCATATAACGATGGACGTAAAGCTGATTACCCCCATTGCCATGGAGGAAGGTCTGCGGTTTGCCATTCGCGAAGGTGGAAAGACTGTTGGCGCAGGCGTTGTTTCTTCCATAAAAGAATAG
- the rplW gene encoding 50S ribosomal protein L23, giving the protein MKAPHDIILRPVLTEKSYDSIPDKKYTFLVDARSNKTEIKQAVETIFGVKVKNVNTLRQQGKMKRVGVHTGRKPSFKKAFVTLTAESKAIEFFEGMA; this is encoded by the coding sequence ATGAAAGCTCCTCATGATATTATTCTACGGCCGGTATTGACGGAAAAGAGTTATGATTCCATACCGGATAAGAAATACACCTTTCTTGTGGATGCCAGATCCAATAAAACGGAAATCAAGCAGGCAGTTGAGACCATTTTCGGAGTAAAGGTAAAAAACGTCAACACGCTTCGCCAGCAGGGCAAAATGAAGCGTGTGGGAGTTCATACCGGCAGGAAGCCTTCCTTTAAGAAAGCCTTTGTTACGCTGACTGCCGAGAGCAAGGCAATTGAGTTCTTCGAAGGAATGGCCTAA
- the rpsL gene encoding 30S ribosomal protein S12, with protein sequence MPTINQLVRKGREKVTYQSDAPALNASPQKRGVCTAVKTTTPKKPNSALRKIARVRLTHGMEVTAYIPGIGHNLQEHSVVLIRGGRVKDLPGVRYHIVRGALDTAGVANRMKARSKYGTKRPKK encoded by the coding sequence ATGCCTACCATCAATCAATTGGTACGAAAAGGAAGAGAAAAGGTAACCTACCAGTCAGATGCTCCGGCGCTGAATGCGTCGCCCCAGAAGCGTGGAGTTTGTACTGCCGTTAAGACAACGACTCCAAAAAAGCCAAACTCTGCCTTGAGGAAAATTGCCAGAGTCCGCTTGACTCATGGAATGGAAGTAACCGCTTATATCCCGGGGATTGGACATAACCTGCAGGAGCACTCTGTTGTTTTGATCCGCGGAGGCAGGGTAAAGGACCTGCCCGGTGTGCGTTATCATATCGTACGCGGTGCTTTGGATACGGCCGGCGTGGCAAATAGAATGAAGGCCCGATCCAAATATGGTACCAAAAGGCCAAAGAAGTAA
- a CDS encoding ribosomal L7Ae/L30e/S12e/Gadd45 family protein — protein sequence MPHNLKFIPSQTVVGRKQTAKAIRQGKAQRVFLACDAENYVVNEMKDLCSEFHVPVTEIATMKELGKACGIQVGAATAAIRKEAPGKKKETVPIR from the coding sequence ATGCCGCATAATCTGAAATTTATCCCATCCCAGACTGTCGTGGGGCGGAAACAAACCGCCAAAGCCATTCGGCAGGGAAAAGCACAGCGTGTGTTTCTGGCATGCGATGCGGAGAATTATGTGGTAAACGAAATGAAGGATCTTTGCAGCGAATTCCATGTTCCGGTTACGGAGATTGCCACCATGAAGGAATTGGGAAAAGCCTGTGGCATTCAGGTGGGAGCTGCGACAGCTGCGATCCGGAAGGAAGCGCCGGGCAAAAAGAAAGAAACCGTACCCATCCGTTGA
- the fusA gene encoding elongation factor G has protein sequence MPRQFSLEKTRNIGIMAHIDAGKTTTTERILFYTGRVHKLGEVHDGNATMDWMEEEQERGITITSAATTTQWKGHRINIIDTPGHVDFTVEVERSLRVLDGSVAVFCAKGGVEPQSETVWRQADKYGVPKIAYVNKMDIMGADFLRVVNMIHERLQANPVAIQLPIGKEDNFTGVIDLINMEAYHYTDDLGTHSEESAIPDDMLDMAKEYRTKMIEAVAETDDDLMMKYLDGEELTVDEIHRAIRKATIGLKMVPVVCGSSYKNKGVQMLLDAIVEYLPSPLDVPSIKGKKPDSDEEVDRHSSDEEPFSALAFKIMTDPYVGKLAFFRVYSGTLENGSYVYNSVKGKRERVARILLMHANHREETQKVYAGDIAAAVGLKNTTTGDTLCDENNPVVLESMEFPDPVIQVAIEPKTKAGQEKMGIAFAKLAEEDPTFRTYTDQETGQTIIAGMGELHLEIIVDRLLREFKVEANVGKPQVAYRETIRKPVRSEGRFVRQSGGHGQYGHVVLEVEPLEPGSGYEFVNKIVGGVVPREYIQPADNGIQEAMQSGILGGYPVVDIRATLVDGSYHEVDSSEMAFKIAGSMALKDALKKASSVLLEPVMDVEVTVPEEYMGDVMGDINSRRGRIEGMKPERGAEIIRSVVPLAEMFGYATDLRSRTQGRGVYTMQLSHYEEVPKNIMEKVITK, from the coding sequence GTGCCTAGGCAATTTTCATTGGAAAAGACAAGGAATATCGGTATCATGGCACATATCGATGCCGGTAAGACAACAACAACAGAGCGCATATTGTTCTACACCGGACGGGTTCATAAGCTTGGCGAAGTTCATGACGGCAATGCGACAATGGACTGGATGGAAGAGGAGCAGGAGCGCGGTATCACGATTACATCCGCCGCCACTACGACACAGTGGAAGGGGCATCGTATCAACATTATTGATACGCCAGGGCACGTTGACTTTACCGTTGAAGTGGAGCGTTCTCTTCGCGTCCTCGATGGTTCAGTAGCAGTGTTTTGTGCCAAAGGAGGCGTAGAGCCTCAATCCGAAACGGTATGGAGGCAGGCAGATAAATATGGTGTTCCAAAAATCGCGTATGTAAACAAGATGGATATTATGGGCGCCGACTTTCTGCGTGTCGTCAATATGATTCATGAGCGGCTACAGGCCAATCCGGTTGCCATCCAGCTGCCTATCGGCAAGGAAGACAACTTTACAGGTGTGATCGATCTGATCAATATGGAGGCCTATCACTATACAGATGATTTAGGAACCCACAGTGAGGAATCTGCGATCCCGGACGATATGCTGGATATGGCGAAGGAATATCGTACCAAAATGATTGAAGCTGTCGCAGAGACAGATGATGACTTGATGATGAAATATCTCGACGGCGAGGAACTGACGGTTGATGAGATTCATAGGGCAATCCGCAAGGCAACCATAGGACTGAAGATGGTTCCGGTGGTGTGTGGATCCTCTTACAAGAACAAGGGAGTTCAGATGCTTTTGGATGCCATTGTGGAGTATCTTCCTTCTCCCCTGGACGTACCGTCCATAAAGGGAAAGAAGCCGGATTCGGACGAAGAAGTGGATCGGCATTCTTCGGATGAGGAACCGTTCAGTGCGCTGGCATTTAAGATCATGACGGATCCCTATGTGGGGAAACTGGCTTTCTTCCGGGTTTATTCCGGAACGCTGGAAAACGGATCCTATGTATATAATTCCGTAAAGGGCAAAAGGGAGAGAGTTGCCCGGATTCTGTTAATGCACGCGAACCACAGGGAAGAAACTCAGAAAGTGTATGCCGGAGATATCGCGGCTGCGGTTGGCCTGAAGAATACGACAACCGGGGATACCCTGTGCGATGAAAACAATCCGGTGGTCCTGGAGTCCATGGAGTTTCCGGATCCGGTGATCCAGGTTGCCATAGAGCCCAAAACCAAGGCCGGGCAGGAAAAAATGGGCATTGCTTTTGCCAAGCTGGCAGAAGAGGATCCGACTTTCCGGACCTATACGGATCAGGAGACCGGACAGACTATTATCGCCGGCATGGGCGAGCTTCATCTGGAGATCATTGTGGACCGTCTGCTTCGGGAGTTCAAGGTGGAAGCAAACGTGGGAAAGCCGCAGGTGGCCTACCGCGAAACCATCCGCAAACCCGTCCGGAGCGAAGGAAGATTTGTCCGGCAGTCCGGCGGGCATGGCCAATATGGACATGTTGTGCTGGAAGTGGAGCCTTTGGAGCCCGGTTCCGGCTATGAGTTTGTAAACAAGATTGTAGGCGGTGTGGTTCCCAGGGAATATATCCAACCGGCTGACAATGGGATTCAGGAAGCAATGCAGAGCGGTATCCTGGGAGGCTACCCGGTTGTGGATATCCGTGCCACACTTGTGGACGGTTCCTATCATGAGGTGGACTCTTCCGAAATGGCTTTTAAGATTGCAGGTTCCATGGCGCTGAAAGACGCATTGAAAAAGGCAAGTTCCGTATTGCTGGAGCCGGTGATGGATGTGGAGGTCACAGTACCCGAGGAATATATGGGCGATGTGATGGGAGACATCAATTCCCGACGGGGCAGGATAGAAGGCATGAAACCCGAACGGGGCGCAGAGATTATTCGTTCAGTGGTGCCTTTGGCAGAAATGTTTGGATATGCAACCGATCTTCGCTCCAGGACCCAGGGACGCGGCGTTTATACCATGCAGCTGTCCCATTATGAAGAAGTTCCGAAGAATATTATGGAAAAAGTTATTACAAAGTAA
- the rpsJ gene encoding 30S ribosomal protein S10, with the protein MASQKIRIKLKAYDHTLIDQSAERIVETARKTGAKVSGPVPLPTDKEVITVLRAPHKYKDSREQFEMRTHKRLIDILSPTSKTVDSLMRLDLPAGVDIEIKL; encoded by the coding sequence TTGGCAAGCCAAAAAATCAGAATTAAATTAAAGGCCTATGATCACACTTTGATTGATCAGTCGGCAGAAAGGATTGTTGAGACTGCAAGGAAAACCGGAGCAAAGGTTTCCGGTCCCGTTCCATTGCCGACAGATAAGGAAGTGATCACTGTTTTAAGAGCTCCTCACAAGTACAAGGATTCCCGTGAGCAGTTTGAAATGAGGACACACAAGCGTTTGATCGATATTTTAAGCCCAACGTCCAAAACGGTGGATTCCCTGATGCGATTGGATCTGCCGGCCGGTGTTGATATCGAAATCAAATTATAG
- the rplD gene encoding 50S ribosomal protein L4, protein MPKVALYNIEGTSVGDIELKDAIFGIEVNKNALYQVTRMQLANKRQGTQSTLTRAEVRGGGAKPWRQKGTGRARHGSSRSPIWTKGGVVFAPKPRDYSYTVPKKIKRLAMKCALSSKVQEDNITVMDSLTLPQAKTKEMVRVLKNLKSEGKALLVLSGRDENVERASRNLPNVKLCFVNTLNVLDILNYDRFIITQDAVKMVEEVYA, encoded by the coding sequence ATGCCTAAAGTAGCTTTATATAATATAGAAGGCACTTCAGTCGGCGATATCGAATTGAAGGATGCGATTTTCGGGATTGAAGTCAACAAAAATGCGTTGTATCAGGTTACCAGGATGCAACTGGCCAATAAAAGGCAAGGTACCCAATCCACCCTGACCCGCGCAGAAGTCAGGGGAGGCGGCGCCAAGCCCTGGAGGCAGAAGGGAACCGGCCGTGCCCGGCACGGGAGCAGCCGTTCTCCCATATGGACAAAGGGCGGTGTTGTATTTGCTCCCAAGCCAAGGGATTACAGCTATACGGTTCCCAAAAAGATCAAAAGGCTTGCCATGAAATGTGCACTGAGCTCAAAAGTGCAGGAAGACAATATCACGGTGATGGATTCCCTGACACTTCCTCAGGCGAAGACAAAGGAAATGGTCCGGGTTCTGAAAAACCTGAAGTCGGAGGGAAAGGCTCTCCTTGTTCTTTCAGGCAGGGACGAGAACGTGGAGAGAGCGTCCCGCAATCTTCCCAATGTGAAACTTTGTTTTGTCAATACACTGAATGTATTGGATATTTTGAATTATGACCGCTTTATCATTACGCAGGATGCCGTAAAAATGGTTGAGGAGGTGTATGCATGA
- the rpoC gene encoding DNA-directed RNA polymerase subunit beta', protein MFELNNLSSIQIGLASPDKIREWSRGEVKKPETINYRTLKPEKDGLFCEKIFGPQKDWECHCGKYKRIRYKGIICDRCGVEVTRSKVRRERMGHIELAAPVSHIWYFKGIPSRMGLILDMSPRSLEKILYFASYVVLDPGDTPLSKKLVLNEKEYRENLDKYGDSFRCGMGAEAIKELLKEIDLNAMSEELRSDLKNSTGQKRIRIVKRLEVVESFKKSGNRPEYMILDAVPVIPPELRPMVQLDGGRFATSDLNDLYRRIINRNNRLKRLLDLGAPDIIVRNEKRMLQEAVDALIDNGRRGRPVTGPGNRPLKSLSDMLKGKQGRFRQNLLGKRVDYSGRSVIVVGPDLKMTQCGLPKEMALELFKPFVMKRLVEKGLAHNIKSAKRMVERVRPEVWDVVEEVIREHPVLLNRAPTLHRLGIQAFEPVLVEGRALKLHPLACTAYNADFDGDQMAVHVPLSVEAQSEARFLMLAANNILKPQDGRPVVTPTLDMIFGCYYLTIEKPGEKGEGKVFGDTNEVIMAYQEGIAGLHAKVKMRVFREVDGEKVSRLIDITPGRVIFNEAIPQDLGCQDRSDPDQMFLPEIDKPVNKGMLQRIIDKCYHKFGGAETSRMLDKIKALGFHYCTKSALTVSVSDMVVPKEKKELLAKADEEVQKIHRQYRRGLISNDERYERVIDTWNETTDAVTGALKSAWNEYNPLNMMAASGARGNINQIRQLAGMRGLMANPSGKIIELPIRANFREGLTVLEFFISTHGARKGLADTALRTADSGYLTRRLVDVSQDVIIQSEDCFEESGEKIRGIWVSEIKEDNEIIEPFSDRITGRYVAETVVHPETGEVIVEANHLVTPAIASRIIEAGITRCCIRTVLTCRAEHGVCAKCYGSNLATGDPVNVGEAIGIIAAQSIGEPGTQLTMRTFHTGGVAGDDITQGLPRVEELFEARKPKGLAIISELSGKVSVNEQKKKREITIINDDEGDSKTYLIPYGSRIKVEEGQVVEAGDELTEGSINPHDILKIKGIKGVQAYLLQEVQKVYRLQGVDINDRHVEVIIRQMLHKVRVEDAGDTDLLPGSLVDIFDFERENERVMKEDGVPAQAKRVLLGITKSALSTDSFLSAASFQETTRVLTDAAIKGKNDPLAGLKENVIIGKLIPAGTGMKRYRNIEIVNEKVGSEDAPDAIELELPSKKDLVEA, encoded by the coding sequence TTGTTCGAGCTGAATAATTTGAGTTCCATTCAGATAGGCCTGGCGTCTCCGGATAAAATCCGGGAGTGGTCCAGGGGCGAGGTGAAGAAGCCGGAAACCATCAATTATCGTACCTTGAAGCCCGAAAAGGATGGATTGTTCTGTGAAAAAATATTTGGTCCCCAAAAGGACTGGGAGTGCCATTGCGGGAAATACAAGAGGATCCGTTATAAGGGAATCATCTGTGACCGATGCGGTGTAGAGGTAACCCGTTCCAAGGTGCGTCGGGAGCGGATGGGTCATATTGAGCTGGCGGCTCCGGTATCGCACATCTGGTATTTTAAGGGAATCCCCAGCAGGATGGGTTTGATACTGGATATGTCCCCCCGATCCCTGGAGAAGATCCTGTATTTTGCTTCTTATGTCGTTCTGGATCCCGGAGATACTCCTTTGTCAAAAAAGCTTGTCTTAAATGAGAAGGAATACCGGGAAAACCTCGATAAATACGGCGACAGTTTCCGTTGCGGCATGGGAGCAGAGGCAATCAAGGAGCTGCTCAAGGAAATTGATCTGAATGCCATGTCCGAAGAGCTTCGCTCGGACCTGAAGAATTCCACCGGACAGAAGAGGATCCGGATTGTAAAACGGCTGGAGGTTGTGGAGTCCTTCAAGAAATCAGGCAATCGCCCGGAATATATGATTCTGGATGCCGTACCGGTTATTCCGCCGGAGCTGCGCCCCATGGTTCAGCTGGACGGCGGCCGTTTTGCCACCTCGGATCTGAATGACCTTTACCGGCGAATCATCAATCGCAACAACCGGTTGAAACGGCTGCTGGATCTGGGAGCGCCGGATATCATTGTCCGCAATGAAAAGCGTATGCTGCAGGAGGCAGTGGATGCCCTGATTGACAACGGGCGAAGAGGACGCCCCGTTACCGGCCCCGGAAACCGGCCCCTGAAATCCCTCAGCGATATGCTGAAGGGCAAACAGGGACGATTCCGGCAGAATCTGCTGGGAAAACGGGTGGATTATTCCGGACGGTCCGTTATTGTGGTCGGCCCGGATCTGAAGATGACGCAGTGCGGCCTTCCCAAGGAGATGGCCCTGGAGTTGTTCAAGCCCTTTGTAATGAAGCGTCTGGTGGAAAAAGGCCTGGCTCATAACATAAAGAGTGCAAAGCGTATGGTCGAAAGAGTCCGGCCGGAAGTGTGGGATGTGGTGGAAGAAGTCATCAGGGAGCATCCCGTTCTGCTGAACCGTGCCCCGACTCTTCACCGCCTCGGTATTCAGGCCTTTGAACCGGTGTTGGTGGAAGGCCGTGCGCTGAAACTGCATCCTCTGGCATGCACCGCATACAATGCGGACTTTGACGGCGATCAGATGGCCGTTCATGTACCGCTTTCCGTGGAAGCACAGTCGGAAGCCAGGTTTTTGATGCTGGCTGCCAACAACATCTTGAAGCCTCAGGACGGCAGGCCGGTTGTTACTCCCACTCTGGACATGATTTTCGGATGTTATTATCTGACCATCGAAAAGCCCGGGGAAAAGGGAGAAGGAAAGGTATTTGGCGATACCAATGAGGTGATCATGGCATACCAGGAAGGCATTGCAGGGCTGCATGCAAAAGTGAAGATGCGGGTCTTCCGGGAAGTGGACGGGGAAAAAGTTTCCCGGCTGATTGATATCACTCCCGGGCGCGTTATTTTCAATGAAGCCATTCCGCAGGATTTGGGCTGTCAGGATCGAAGCGACCCGGATCAGATGTTTTTGCCGGAAATTGACAAGCCGGTAAATAAGGGAATGTTGCAAAGGATAATCGATAAATGTTATCATAAATTTGGCGGAGCTGAGACTTCCAGGATGCTGGACAAAATAAAGGCACTGGGGTTTCATTATTGCACCAAAAGTGCTCTCACTGTCAGTGTTTCCGACATGGTCGTCCCGAAAGAGAAAAAGGAACTTCTTGCCAAAGCCGATGAAGAGGTTCAGAAGATCCATCGTCAGTACCGTCGTGGCTTGATTTCGAATGATGAGCGCTATGAAAGGGTCATTGACACCTGGAATGAAACGACGGACGCTGTTACTGGGGCTCTGAAATCCGCATGGAATGAATACAATCCCCTGAACATGATGGCGGCTTCCGGCGCCCGTGGAAACATCAACCAGATCCGTCAGCTGGCCGGGATGCGCGGACTGATGGCCAATCCGTCCGGCAAGATTATCGAACTGCCGATCCGGGCAAATTTCCGGGAAGGTCTCACCGTTCTGGAGTTCTTCATTTCCACCCACGGTGCCAGGAAGGGATTGGCGGATACTGCACTGCGTACCGCAGATTCCGGATATTTGACCCGTCGTCTGGTGGATGTCAGTCAGGATGTGATTATCCAGTCGGAGGACTGCTTTGAGGAATCCGGGGAAAAGATCCGCGGCATATGGGTCAGTGAGATCAAGGAAGACAATGAGATCATTGAGCCGTTTTCCGACCGCATCACAGGACGTTATGTTGCAGAAACGGTGGTGCATCCGGAAACGGGTGAAGTCATTGTAGAAGCAAACCATCTGGTTACGCCGGCGATTGCTTCCAGGATCATTGAAGCGGGCATTACACGGTGCTGCATCCGGACGGTTCTGACCTGCCGGGCTGAGCACGGCGTATGCGCAAAGTGTTACGGCAGCAATCTGGCCACCGGAGATCCGGTCAACGTCGGCGAAGCAATCGGAATTATTGCCGCTCAGTCCATTGGCGAACCAGGTACCCAGCTGACCATGAGAACATTCCATACCGGCGGCGTTGCCGGAGACGATATTACGCAGGGCCTGCCCAGGGTAGAGGAGCTTTTCGAAGCCAGGAAGCCAAAAGGCCTGGCCATTATCTCGGAATTGTCCGGCAAGGTTTCGGTCAATGAACAGAAAAAGAAGAGAGAAATCACCATTATCAATGATGACGAGGGCGATTCCAAGACCTATCTGATACCGTATGGATCCCGCATCAAGGTGGAGGAAGGACAGGTCGTGGAGGCCGGAGACGAATTGACGGAAGGCTCCATCAATCCTCATGATATTCTGAAGATCAAGGGGATCAAGGGAGTGCAGGCATATCTGCTGCAGGAGGTGCAGAAGGTTTACCGGCTGCAGGGTGTGGATATCAATGACCGCCATGTTGAAGTGATCATCCGGCAGATGCTGCACAAAGTCCGGGTGGAGGATGCCGGGGATACGGACCTGTTGCCCGGCAGTCTGGTTGATATTTTTGATTTCGAGCGGGAAAATGAGCGCGTGATGAAGGAAGATGGCGTGCCTGCCCAGGCGAAGAGAGTTCTGCTCGGTATTACCAAATCCGCCCTTTCCACGGATTCCTTCCTGTCTGCCGCTTCGTTCCAGGAAACGACAAGAGTCCTGACTGATGCGGCCATAAAAGGCAAGAATGACCCATTGGCCGGCTTGAAGGAAAATGTTATTATCGGAAAGCTGATTCCTGCGGGAACCGGCATGAAACGCTACCGGAATATCGAAATTGTAAATGAAAAAGTCGGATCAGAAGACGCTCCGGATGCCATTGAGCTGGAGCTCCCTTCGAAGAAGGATCTTGTTGAAGCCTGA
- the rpsG gene encoding 30S ribosomal protein S7: MPRKGYVSKREVLPDPIYGDKVVTKLINQVMQDGKRGVAQKICYESFDLIQEKAGKDPMEVFEQALNNIMPVLEVKSRRVGGATYQVPMEVRPERRQTLGLRWLVSFARNRGEKTMKQRLAGEIMDAANNSGSAVRRKEETHRMAEANKAFAHYRW; the protein is encoded by the coding sequence ATGCCAAGAAAGGGGTATGTTTCCAAGAGGGAAGTACTTCCTGATCCGATTTATGGCGATAAAGTTGTCACGAAGCTGATTAATCAGGTAATGCAGGACGGGAAACGCGGTGTGGCTCAGAAAATCTGCTATGAATCCTTTGACCTGATCCAGGAAAAGGCAGGGAAGGATCCGATGGAAGTTTTTGAGCAGGCATTGAATAATATTATGCCTGTATTGGAAGTAAAGTCCAGGAGAGTCGGCGGTGCCACCTATCAGGTACCCATGGAAGTCCGTCCGGAAAGACGTCAGACCCTGGGACTGCGATGGCTGGTAAGCTTTGCAAGGAACCGCGGGGAGAAGACCATGAAACAGCGTCTGGCCGGCGAGATCATGGATGCCGCCAATAATTCAGGCAGTGCAGTGAGAAGGAAGGAAGAAACCCACAGGATGGCTGAAGCCAACAAGGCTTTTGCCCATTACAGGTGGTAA
- the rplC gene encoding 50S ribosomal protein L3, translating into MQKAILGKKLGMTQIFTEKGLMVPVTVVEAGPCVVTQVKTQEKDGYRALQIGFDDIRSTLVNQPRKGHFDKNSTPYKRYLREIRLDNAQDYQVGNEIKADVFAAGEKVDVSGITKGKGFAGVIKRWNQHRGPMAHGSRYHRRPGSLGPGSSPSRVFKTKHLPGRMGRDRVTIANLEVVKVDAKRNLLLIKGAVPGPKGTLLTIKDTVKR; encoded by the coding sequence ATGCAAAAAGCCATTCTAGGTAAAAAACTGGGCATGACCCAGATCTTTACAGAAAAAGGCCTGATGGTACCCGTTACCGTAGTGGAAGCCGGTCCCTGTGTCGTCACTCAGGTCAAAACTCAGGAAAAAGATGGTTATCGTGCTCTTCAAATCGGATTTGATGATATTCGATCCACCCTGGTCAATCAGCCCAGGAAGGGACATTTTGATAAGAACAGCACACCCTACAAAAGGTATCTCAGGGAAATAAGACTGGATAATGCACAGGATTACCAGGTCGGCAATGAGATCAAAGCGGATGTTTTCGCTGCGGGAGAGAAAGTGGATGTCAGTGGTATTACAAAAGGTAAGGGGTTTGCCGGTGTCATCAAGAGATGGAACCAGCACAGGGGCCCCATGGCACATGGATCCAGATACCATCGTCGTCCCGGATCCCTTGGACCGGGCAGTTCACCGAGTCGTGTGTTCAAGACAAAGCACCTGCCTGGCAGAATGGGGCGGGACAGGGTTACCATTGCCAACCTTGAAGTTGTCAAAGTGGATGCAAAGCGCAATTTGCTGCTGATCAAAGGCGCCGTTCCCGGCCCAAAGGGAACTTTACTGACCATCAAGGATACCGTAAAGAGGTAA